The DNA window GGTCTCGAAGCGCGCGCCGTCGTGGTGGTCGAAACGCGCCGCGTAGGTGGCGATCGCCAGCCGCGAGAAGGCGTCGACGAGGCGCGTCCGCTCCGCCTCGTCGAGATCGCGCCAGCCGAGCCCCGCCGACTTCTCGGCCATGAACGGGAAGTCGTAGAGCTCGAGCAGCACGGGGCGGATCCGCTCGAGGCGCCCGGAGAAGCCGAGTGCCTGGGCGTCCTTCATGACCCCGAGCAGGGTCGCGTGGAGCGTCTCGATCGCGGCGGCGGCCTCCGCCTCGGGCGGAGGCCCGGCCGGGGCCGGATCCGCGGCGGCGGCGGGGCTCGCGGCGCCGAGCACGAGCGCGGCCACCCACGCGGCGAGCTGCGAGCCACGCCGGGCCCGGTGGCAGGATCGGGCCCGCGGCCCGCCGCGCGGTCGGCTTGCGGACGGGGGTGCGGTTCGGGATGCAGTCCGGGCGCTCAAGGGGAATCCTCTGCGGGTTCGTCGGTGGGGGCGGCAGTCTAACGAGCGTGGTACGGGGTCGCCTCGATCGGGACGCGAGGGGAAAGGACGCCGCGTGGCGATGCGTAATCTCGACGCCCTGGTGAGCCGCCTGGCGGGCGGCTGTGTCGACGCGGCGCAGCGTCGCCCGCGCGCGGTGCTGGCGGCGAGCCTGCTCCTGGCGGCGGCGTCGATCGCCTACGCGGCGACCCATCTCGGAGTCAACTCCAACACCGACGACCTGCTCTCGGACGAGCTGCCGCACCGGCGCAACCTGGCCGCCTTCGCGCGCCACTTCGGGGACCCCGGGCTCGACCTGATCGTGGTGGTCGAGGGGGCGACGGCGGGAATCACCCACGACGCTGCCGACGCGCTCGCCGAGCGCCTCGCCGCCGACACCGGCCGCTTCGCGAGCGTGGTGGCACCGGGGGGCGGCGACTTCTTCGACCGCAACGGCCTGCTCTACCTCGACACCGCCGACCTCGAGGAGCTGGCGGACCGGCTGGCGACGGCGCAGCCCTTCCTCGCCGAGCTGGCGCTCGACCCGACGCTCCCGCGGCTGCTCGAGCTGCTCGCCGTGGCGGTGCGGCGGGCCGACTTCGAGCCGGGCTCCGAGGGCGAGCTGCGTGAGATCCTCGACCGGGTCGCCGCCGGCCTCGAGCAGCCGCTCGACGCCGGGACCCCTCCGCTGGCGTGGGACGACTGGATGCTCGGCGCGGCGCCGGCCGGCTTCGTGCCCAACCGGCGCGTGCTCTTCGCGACGCCACGCGTCGACTACGAGGACTTCGAGCCGGCCAGCGCCGCCGTGTCGCGGGTGCGGGAGCTGGCGCGCGCCGCGAGCCTCACCGAGGAGCACGGCGTGCGCGTGCGGGTGACGGGGGACCTGGCGCTCTCCACCGAGGAGCTCTCCAACGTGCGCGGGCAGGCGGCGGCGCAGCTCGGCGGCTCGTTCGTCGTCGCGACGCTGCTGCTGCTCGTCGGGCTGCGCTCGGGGCGGCTCGCGCTGCACGCGACGATCGCCCTGCTGGTGGGGCTCGCCTGGACGACCGGCTTCGCGG is part of the Deltaproteobacteria bacterium genome and encodes:
- a CDS encoding ABC transporter substrate-binding protein produces the protein MAALVLGAASPAAAADPAPAGPPPEAEAAAAIETLHATLLGVMKDAQALGFSGRLERIRPVLLELYDFPFMAEKSAGLGWRDLDEAERTRLVDAFSRLAIATYAARFDHHDGARFETLGVEPASHDTVLVKTRILRASGEAVALDYRMRAEAGRWRIIDVFMNGTVSELALRRSQYSGLLKREGFDALLEAIEQKIAAQERGAQEA